The Polynucleobacter necessarius genome window below encodes:
- a CDS encoding nuclear transport factor 2 family protein: MEQKFPLPPFTKEIAIQKIRMTEDAWNTRDPEKVALVYTEDTIWRNRVEFPKGREQVKEFLRRKWAKELDYRLIKELWAFTDNRIAVRFAYECHDDSGNWTRSFGNENWEFNKNGFMMRRFASINDLPIKESDRKFFWPLGRRPDDHPSLSDHSL; this comes from the coding sequence ATGGAACAAAAATTCCCCTTACCCCCATTTACTAAGGAAATAGCGATTCAGAAAATTCGCATGACTGAGGACGCATGGAATACACGTGATCCAGAAAAAGTGGCGCTAGTCTATACAGAAGATACTATTTGGCGAAATCGTGTTGAATTCCCAAAAGGGCGTGAGCAAGTGAAAGAGTTTCTTCGTCGTAAATGGGCTAAAGAGTTAGATTACCGACTCATTAAAGAGCTTTGGGCATTTACAGATAATCGCATCGCAGTCCGCTTTGCATACGAGTGTCATGACGACTCTGGAAACTGGACCAGAAGTTTCGGGAATGAGAATTGGGAGTTCAATAAAAACGGTTTCATGATGCGTCGATTTGCCAGCATTAACGATTTACCAATCAAAGAATCAGATAGAAAATTTTTCTGGCCCCTAGGAAGAAGGCCAGATGATCACCCTAGTCTAAGTGATCATAGTTTATAA
- a CDS encoding tripartite tricarboxylate transporter substrate-binding protein produces the protein MPGANLKSVIRLLIAIISFGITNLSFSQTLDSYPKGPIKIIVPYSAGAVTDALGRIIAMGLNESFGVTVLVENKVGAGGTIGTEQVALSPHPMDTLCDWVQPVLFQLAKPYILNYAMILRKI, from the coding sequence ATGCCTGGAGCTAATCTCAAAAGCGTTATCAGACTTTTGATTGCAATTATTTCATTTGGCATTACTAACTTATCATTTTCACAAACACTAGACTCTTATCCTAAAGGCCCAATTAAAATTATCGTTCCTTATTCCGCTGGTGCCGTCACCGATGCCCTTGGTCGTATTATTGCGATGGGCTTAAATGAAAGTTTTGGAGTAACCGTACTTGTTGAAAATAAAGTAGGCGCTGGCGGCACAATTGGCACAGAACAAGTAGCGCTATCCCCACACCCGATGGATACACTTTGCGATTGGGTGCAGCCGGTCCTGTTTCAGTTGGCAAAGCCCTATATCCTCAACTACGCTATGATCCTGCGAAAGATTTAA
- a CDS encoding tripartite tricarboxylate transporter substrate-binding protein yields the protein MGAAGPVSVGKALYPQLRYDPAKDLTPLAIITRAPFVVVVHPDQPYKNVADLIAAAKAKPNTILPMPL from the coding sequence TTGGGTGCAGCCGGTCCTGTTTCAGTTGGCAAAGCCCTATATCCTCAACTACGCTATGATCCTGCGAAAGATTTAACGCCACTTGCTATTATTACTCGGGCACCATTTGTGGTGGTGGTTCATCCAGATCAGCCATATAAAAATGTAGCGGATCTCATTGCCGCAGCCAAAGCAAAGCCCAATACTATTTTGCCTATGCCTCTGTAG